From the Brachyspira intermedia PWS/A genome, the window TTTGCATTTATAAAATTCATTTGAGGTGCTCCAATGAATCCAGCAACAAATAAATTTTTAGGGCTATTATAAAGAGTCTTAGCATCATCAACTTGCATGATATCACCGTCTTTCATAACAACGATTCTAGTACCCATAGTCATAGCTTCAACTTGGTCATGCGTAACATATACAAAAGTCGTTTGAAGCTGTTTATGAAGTTTTATTAATTCTGTACGCATCTGAACTCTTAATTTAGCATCAAGGTTGGAAAGAGGCTCATCTAATAAAAATACGGAAGGGTTTCTTACCATAGCTCTTCCTAAAGCAACTCTTTGACGCTGACCTCCTGATAATGCTTTAGGTTTTCTATCTAATAAATGTGATATATCAAGAACTTTTGCTGCCCATTCAACTCTTTTCTTTATTTCATCTTTTGGAGTTTTTCTAAGTTCAAGTCCAAAAGCCATATTTTTAAATACTGTCATATGAGGGTATAAAGCATAATTCTGAAACACCATAGCTATATCTCTATCTTTTGGTGCCACATCATTAACGAGTCTATCTCCAATATATAATTTACCATCTGTAATCTCTTCGAGTCCTGCTATCATACGAAGAGTTGTAGATTTTCCA encodes:
- a CDS encoding ABC transporter ATP-binding protein, yielding MSSIKFEHIRKVYDNNVEVVKDFSLDIADKEFVILVGPSGCGKSTTLRMIAGLEEITDGKLYIGDRLVNDVAPKDRDIAMVFQNYALYPHMTVFKNMAFGLELRKTPKDEIKKRVEWAAKVLDISHLLDRKPKALSGGQRQRVALGRAMVRNPSVFLLDEPLSNLDAKLRVQMRTELIKLHKQLQTTFVYVTHDQVEAMTMGTRIVVMKDGDIMQVDDAKTLYNSPKNLFVAGFIGAPQMNFINAKLSKKDGKWYASFGRYEIELNNERVSKIDDSYNGKDVILGIRPENITLYKDKSETNSNNLIEAIIDVIEMIGSESYLYMNFGDLQVTIRINTSDDYERDQRAYMEFDLNKLHIFDKDTEKNILIEQ